The Victivallis sp. Marseille-Q1083 DNA window GTCGAATTCCCGCAGATTTTTGACCACTGCGGCCGGCACGGTCAACGCCTGTTCGGCCCGTTCCAGCCAGCCGGCCGGCACATTTTGCGCGCCATTGCGCGCCTGGCCGGCGGCTTCCCGCAGCAGCCAGAGGTATTCATAATCCTCCAGGCCGTCGCGGATCGCCTTCAGGCGCAGCGTCGGCACCGGTCCGTCGGCACCGGGATAAACCAGTTCGCCGTCGCCGCTGTAGACGTTCAGCGAAGCGCCGTTGAAGTCGGTCAGCGGGCCGGTGGTCATATAGCGGGCCATCGTCGTGCCGCAGCGTTTCGGGGTGCCGTCCGGGGCGGTGGCGTCCCAGTGGTCGCGCCACAGCATCATCGCGTAATAAAGAAAGCCCTCGACATCATATTTCCACGGCATGGCTCCCATCACCAGCCGGGCCTGGGCGGTCGGGTATTCGACGAACCAGTTGGGATACGGCGCCTTCGGGTTGCAGCAGATGTACCACCAGATTTTCTTGCCGCGCTGCCGGGCCGCCTGAATGTTCGCCTGATTGGTTTCGAAGTGCGGCAGCAGCGGGCACCAGATATCGATCGAGGTCAATTCGTTGCCGTCACCGCCGTAAGTCGGGTCATAAGCGGTCGTCGAGATGGGCAAATCGGGATATTTCGCCTTGATTTCATCGGTGATTTCCTTCAATGCCGGGAAATAACGCGGCTGAGATTCGTCGAAACCGTAAACTTCGGCCATGTCGCGCAGTCCGGCCGCTTCCAGCTTTTTCAAAATGGCGTCGAGATCGTCGAAAAATTTCTGTTTGGATTCCGGCGTCAGGCGGCCGGTTTCCGGATCGAACTGGCCGCTGTAGTTGAGAACCGAAAAACGGTCGATGCCGTTGGCCTTCAGCTTTTTCAGCCATTCGAGCCGCGGCGGGAACGGCGAATAAATGTTGTCCAGCGCCATACGGTGTTCGAGCATCAGGTCGATGGTCTTTTCGTAGGCGACGGCGGCCCGGTAAGCCGGGGTGCCTTCCTGCAAATCTTCCAGCGAACATTGATCGGCACAGTACTGCAGGAACCGCTCCCGCTCCTCCGGCGTTTGAAAATAAGGACCGAAAAACTCGAAACCGGCCGAAAAGGCGGTCGGCAGATGATGTTTGACCGGAATGGCAAAGTCGTACACCGTCACCTCGAACGGAATTTCGATCGGTTTCATGCCGTCGGCAGTCAAGGTCAGATTGCCGCGGTAGAGGCCGGCCGGCTGGTCGGCCGCGGTCCGGACGTCAACCAGAATTGGCTGCCAGGTCTCTTCCGGCAGCTCGAAGCCGTCGAGAAAGGTGCAGATCGGGTCGGGATACCAGCCGGTGAACGGCACGTCGTAATAGGGCCGGATGGTGTTGACGTAACCGACCGGGGCGATATTCAACTGTTCCGGCGCGATGACGGCGCCATCGGCGCTGCGCAGCGGGGCGGCGTTCAGCTTGACGTTGCGGAGCGGCCGGCGGCTGCGAACCACCACCTGGACGCCTTCTCCTTCGTTGGCGGCGAGTTCCAGCTTGACCGTGCCGCCGATTTCACCGGCGAACGGCTGCTCGTCATGGCGAAACACCTTGACGCTGCCGTGGGTCCAGCCGTAATGCCAGGCGCCCCAGATTTCCTGGCCGACCGCTGCGTTGAACAGTACCACCGGGAAGCGTTTTTCCATATCTTCCAACCGTTCCCGGGCCAGGCCGGCGGCGCGCCGCCAGTTGCGGGATTCCGCCTCATCGGCCCAGCCGCCGCGCGCTTTCGCCTGTTCCAGTTGTTCCCGCAGCCGGGCGACATCGCCCAGCAATCGGGTGACGCCGGGCTGCAGGGCTTCGGCGGCCGGACCGGCGGCGGTCATTCTGGCCTGGAATGCTTCGAGGTCGGCCAGCAGCTCCGTCAGCAGCACCTGGGGATCGGCGGTTTCCAGCCGGACATCGGCCAACTGGAAGCGGGTCGGCTTCTGGGTTTCATTGGCGATCCGGAAAATCTGCACGTCGCGGAGATTCCGGGTGGCGTCCCTGACCGGAATCCGCAGGGTGGAGCGTCCCGGCTCCATGAACAATTGCCACGACCAGTCCCAGCCGGGCGCGTCGGTTTCCTGCGACCAGGCGATGGCGCCGCCGGCCGCCCACGGCGTCGTCGCCAGCATGTAAAACGGCTGGACCGCGTCGTCGGGGTTGTAGACTTCCATGCACAAATAATCGTAATCGCTCCAATCCTTCAACGGCAGCGTGTCGCCGGTGAGCATGATGAACGGCTGGGTGGCGCCGCCCGGCCAGAGCACTTCGGCGCACCCCGGCTGGCCGAGCCTGCCGTCGGGAACGAAACTGATTTCGGCCGGCGCCGCTTCGGTATTCACCGCCCAGCGGGCGATCGCCTCCGGGGATCTCAGGTCATTGAGGACGAATTGCTTCACCAGCGGTTCCGCGCCGGCGGCGGTCATCGTGGTGACGGCAGCGGCGACAGCGGCCGCACATTTGCAGGAAATGCTCATTCTCGGGTTCCCTCCTTCATCAGGGTTTCCACCAATTTACGCCGTACAGCGTAAATTTGCCAGGGGTTTTTGGTATATTCTTCGATACCGGTGACCACTTCCCGGCAAAGCTCCCCGGCGGCCGCTTGCCCGAACGCTTTTTCATAAAGTTTCAGGTACTCGTAATCCTCCAGACCGTCACGGAAGTTGTAGAAGCGCAGCGAGTCGATCGGTCCGTCCGGGCCCGGATAGCTCAGGCGGCCGTCACCGTGAATCCACGGCGAATAGTTGTTATACATGCTCCAGTTGACGAACTGGCCGGCGGCCGGATCGACGAACGGTTCGCCCTTGTGCGGCCACCAGAGGTTGACGCCCCAGTAGAGCAAGCCGTCCAGCCGCTGCTGGTAGGCCATCCACGGCAGGATGCGTGAATCGATCAACGGATTGTGGGTGTTGAACTGGGGGTACTGGTCGGCCATCGATGCCATGACGTAAGCCCACACCTGGTGGCCCTGCGACCGCAGCGCCTCGGCTTCCGCCAGGTCGTAACGCGGCAGAAAGACCACCAGGTCGTCGAGAAAGATATCCTTCATCGCCTCGTCGGTCCGCGGGATGCGCAGCGTCGAAATGATCGGAATTTCCGGGAACAATTCTTTGGCAATTTGAAAATAGGCGCGCACCATCGGCAGTTTGCTCAGCGCCACTTCGTCGAAGCCGATGAAATAGCAGTATTCGAGCAAGCCGTCCTGCTTCATCCGCTCAACCAGCGGCCCGACGTCGGCCTGCAGTTTCCGGCGGTATTCGGCCAGCTCCGCTTCGGTCGGCATCTTCATTTTTTCCGGCTGCCAGACATAACCGATGTAGGGAGCATTCAGGTCGCGCAGGCAGATCGCTTCCAGCCGGTCTTGATAGGGAGCGACATCGAAATCGTAGTCGATCAGATGTTCATCCCAGAAACTGACCGGACTGACCCGGTGGGCCATCGTGAACTGGTCGCTGTGGCGGTAGATGGTCGGAAAATCTTTCTCATCATACAATTGACGCAGGTGATCGCTGTCCCAGTAGCGGGTATGGTTGGTGAAGCTGGTCGGCAGAGAGCCGCGCTTCGGCAGCGCGAAAGGCAGGGCTTCCACCGCGACATCGATGTTCTGCGGCGCCATGCCGTCGGCAGCCAGCGTTACCGTGCCGCGATAAACGCCGGGTTGGACGCCTTCAGGCAGATGGCAGCTGATCCAGAGACTCTGAGCGAAATCGGCCGGAATATTGCTCGCTTCAACCGGCAGCAGCGCGTCCGGCGTCCAGTCCGGAATTGATTCCGGCAACCCCGGATAGCGCAGTTGATCGGTGGCGAAAAAGTAGCCGACTTCAAACCATTCCCAAGCCCCGGCTGGCAGAACGGCGCCGTCGGCCGCGGTGAATTCGCCGAAGGAGAGGGTAGCGTTCGACACCGGCCGGTCGGCGAGAGCCAGAAGCTGAAAGGCTTCGTATTCATCCTGCGCCAGCATCAACTCGGCGTGACGCAACCGGTCGGACCGGCGCGGCAGGGCGCTCGGATAGAGGCGTTCCATGCTGTTTTCGGTCCACAACAGCAATTCCGCCGCCGGTTTGTCCGGCTGCAGCGTCACTTCCCGGCTCTCCTCCCAGCTTTTCCGGTTGGAAAGGTTGGACGCCCGGAGGGTGACGGTCAGTTGCCGGCCGGTCGGCAGGCCGGTGAAGGAACTGCGCAGCGGCATCTGTTCGCCGGAACGTTCCTCCAGCACTTTGCCGTCGGCGTCGCGAACGCTCAATTGCCAGCGATCAGCCTGCTGGGCATAGGCACGCACCGCCAGCGTACCGCTGCCGAGGTAATCGCCGGCGACGTTGAAATATTCGAATTCCGGCTCCAGCAGTTCGAATTTGACGTCGTCGAAAGCGACTTCGCCGGTTTCATTCTGCAGCAGGATATAGAGTTTGAACGATTTGACCTCGCGCGGGATATGGACTGTCTTGGTAAAGGTCGTCCATTCGGCGATGGCTTCCCGGCGCGGCAACTGCATCTCCATCTCATGGAAGCTGGTCCCGTCGGCCAGAACGGCGTCAACCCGCAGCGCATAGTAATAAGGAAAACTGGTGCCGATTTTGACGCCGTTGTTTTTGGTCCGGCAGGAGAAGCGCCAGACGCCTTTTTCCGGTTCGGTCAGCACCACTTCCTGCATGGCGCCGAACGTGCCGTCGGCGGCCGGATTGGCGAGGAACAGATATTCGTTGCCGTCGGCTTCCCGGCGGACTTCGAAACCGTCACCCCACGGCGTCCAGCCTTCCGCCCGGTGGTCCATCGCCGAATTGACGATGAAGTTCCGGCCCGGCCGGGGATCCGGCTGCCAGAAGCCGACGGCCTCCTGATGAAAAGCATTTTCCGCTGCGGTCCGGACCGCCAGCAGCGCCAGCGCCGCAATCAACCAGTGTCTGAGCATTGATTTTTTTTCCGTAAAATTAAGAATTGTCACGACAAAATAGTTCCCGGCGAACCAATCTGCCCGTCGGGAACGGTGAAAGACGGATGGCCCCGCGATTACCTGAACGAGCCGTCGGTATTGCGGTCTCTCCAGCAGTTGTCGGCGCCGCCGTCCGGATTCCAGGTGTTGATCAGCATCTGGGTCCCGGAGACGTCGTGGACGCTGCCGTCGACCCGGCAGCCGTTGAACTTGATCGCGCCGACGCTGCTGCCGCGGCTGTGCCGCATCGGCACCCGGCCGGCATCGACGGTGCTGTACCAGTTGTTATAGTTGTTGAACAGGCTGTACAGGTCCTGTTCATAGGCGACATCGGCGTGGTTCGGCGAATCGGCGATGATCGTCGCGCCCGACGGATTGGAAACGCTGGTTACCTTGGTGCCGTATCCATAGGGCTTTTCGGCCATCCAGCCGTTGCCGCCGAAGTCGAGCGATACCCAGCCGTAGCAGACGACGTTTTCGACGCCCTGGGCGACCAGGCTGCCTTCAGCTGGACAGACCAATACCGGCGGCGCTTCATTGGCGTCCCAGATGTTGATCCAGCCTTCCTGGGCGGCGGTGTCATTGTAGAATTTGCCGCCCATATAGCGGCAGAGATCGGAAAACCAGAACTTCATGTCGCCGCTCGGCAAATTCCACAAACATCCCGGCGGCAGGCTTTCATCGTTGTCGCCGGTATACATCGCCAGCCCGAGGCCGAGCTGTTTCAAATTGCCCTTGCATTTGACGTTCATCGCCGCCGCTTTGGCCTTGCCGAGCGCCGGCAGCAGCATGCTGGCGAGAATGGCGATGATCGCAATCACGACCAGCAGTTCGATCAATGTGAAACTTCTTTTCATGTTACACTTCCTTTCTTCGATGTTTTTGGGTTTTTATGCTATCTTGTATGAAAACTTTTACCCGCCAATGTTCCTGGTTTTTCCGAAAAATAATCAAGCCGGTTCCTGAAATTCTGCCCGTTTCCGGCCGAAACAACCGGCCGGGCGGCTTGCGTTCAACCGGGTCGACAACCCCGGTTCGAAAGCGATCGGCAATTTGGTGACCTCCTCCGTTTCTTTGCCGTTCAATAAGTTGAGTACCTTCTGAACGGCCAGCAGCCCGAGCCTGGCCTTCGGCAGATGGGCGCGGGACAGGGTGGGGTAGACAAACAATTGCTCTCCTCCGATGCCGGCGATGGCGATATCATCCGGCACCCGCAGGCCGGCCAACTGAAATTCCATCATGGCATGAATGGCGAAATAGTCGTTGATGGCCATGACTGCCTCCGGCCGCTTCGGCAAGGCGACGATCTGCCGGGCGGCGGCGGCTCCGGCTTTGTTGCTCCAGGCATAATCCTGGAAAATCGGAATGTCCAACTTCTGTTGCCACAAATCCCGGAAGCGGTCGCAGAAGCCGGCCACCCGCAAGCGGTGGCGCTCCACGTCGTCAGAGGTGTCGATGATGGCGACCTGCCGGTAGCCGCAGGTGAAAAAATGCTCGGCCGCCACGACGCCAGCCTGGTATTCGTCGAAAATGACGCAATAACCGCCGGCCGGACACCGGTCTTCCAGCGTTACCAGCAGCGGCGCCGCCTCCTTCAGCAGCTCCAGATAATCCGGCTCCGTGATAAAGCCGTAAGTCAGAACGCCCTCCGCCAGGCCGCTGGTGATCATCGCCGGCAGTTCCCGGCGATCGATTTCCCGCTGGGTCACCCCGGCTATCAGCACCTGATAACCGGCACCGAGGAAAGTGGTATTGATGCCGGCCACCAGACCGGGTGGAAAATCCGCCTCGTCGCCGTGGCGGCGCATCAGGATGCCGACCACCCCGGTTTTGCCGGTCCGCACCGCCTGCGCGAGCAGATTGGGCCGGTATTTCATCCGGCGGGCGGTGTCCCGGACCATTTGCCGGGTCGCTTCGTTGTAGCGTTTGTCGTCGTATTGCAGAATTCTGGAAACCGCCGACGGCGAGACGCCGCAGGCATCCGCTATGTTTTTCAGGGTAATGCCTTTTGTTCCCATTTCATCCTCCGGAATGCAAGTTGGCGACAAATTAATAAAAACGATTTTATTCTTTTTTGAATTATAGCAAATTTTTGAACATTTGTCAACCTCCCCCGGAGGTTGATGGAATAATTTTTCAGATTTTTTTACAATCGATTTTATAAATGTTTCAGACGGCGCAATGCCGTGCTTGCAAAGTGTATTACGGTAAATTATAGTTACAGGCATAAGTCCGGAATATCCGCTGAATGTCATTGGAGGGGAAAGATACGGTGATGGATCGGCGATGGTTTGCCGCCGGTTTATGCGGGGATCGAACCCTTCGAGACGGCTGAGGCGGGAAATCGTCGGTTTTGCCTTGATATCGTCATGGCGGCTGATTATATTTGGAACGGAAAGAAAACAAACAATATGAAAAAAATTGTTACGGTAGTGATTCTTATGACTGCATTGATCTCTGGACTGGCGGCGGCGGATGCCGGGTTCAAACCGTCGGTGGAAATTTTTCTGGAAAAACATCTGGATGCAATCCGGGGCAAGCGGGTTGGTTTGATCACCAATCCGACCGGCGTCGATTCGAGGCTGCGCTCCACCGCCGATCTGCTCCATGCCGCCGAAGGCGTCGAACTGGCGGCGCTGTTCGGCCCGGAACACGGCATTCGCGGCAATACCGAGGGCGGCCGGGCCATTGACAACCAAATTGACGAGCGCACCGGCATTCCGGTCTATTCGCTCTATTCCGGCGACGGCAAAGGGCCTGCCGAGGAAGTGCTCAAGGATCTCGACGTTTTGATCTATCACATTCAGGACGTCGGCAGCCGCTGCTACACCTATGTCTGGAGCATGGCGATCTGCATGCGGGCGGCGGCGCGGCAGGATAAGGAGTTCATCGTCCTCGATGTCCCCAATCCGCTGCTGCCGCTCGGCCTCGACGGTCCGGGCGTCGACGCCGGCTGTACCTCGTTCGTCGGCCTCTATGATGTGCCGTTCGTCTACGGCCTGACGACCGGCGAACTGGCGCGTTATCTGAATGAGGAGGAAAATATCCACTGCCGCTTGACGGTCATCCCGATGGAAGGGTACACCCGGCAGATGACCTTCGAAGAGACCGGCTTGATCTGGGTGCCGACTTCGCCGAACATCCCGTCGGTCGAAGCGGCGGTCTGTTACCCGATCACCTGCCCGTTCGGCGAATTCGGCGCGGTCAACACCGGCATCGGCTGGACGCTGCCGTTCCAGGTGGTCGGCACACCCTATTTGCCGGCCGACGACATGGCGGATTACCTGAATGCCCGGAATTTCGCCGGGATCGTCTTCCGGCCGATTCATTACCGGCCGACCAACGGTTTTTTCGCCCAGCAGGACCTGCATGGCGTTCAATTGCACGTCACCGACATGCGCCGGCTGCGGCCGCAGGAAATTTCCTATGCGATCATGTCTTATATTTTCAGCCGGCCGGAATTTGCCTGGCCGGCAGCGGAGCGGATGCGTTTCTTCGCCAACATCACCGGCTCTCCCAAATTCCAGCAGCAGTTTTCCGACCGGGTTCCCTACCGGACGATGGTCGAAGCCTGGCAGCAGCCGCTGCGGGATTTTCAGGAAAAAGCCCGGGCTTACTATTTATATCCGGAGCGCTGACCGGAACGGAAGCCGACCATTGGTTCGGGACGCTGCACCGGCGTTGCGGTTCGCTGGTCCGGCTGGAATGCGGCGGCGGAGCGCTGCCGGATTGGAGATACGGCATACTTCTGCCGGCTGTTCCGGGAACAGTTCCGGATGACATCGACCGACTTCCGGCGCCGGCCGGTCGATGATTGAGTTGCCTTGCCGCGGATTTTTGAAAAATTGAGCTGTTTTTTTGAGTTGATTCGCTTTCTTTCGACTGGAAATGTTCTATAATATAAAGGAAAATCAATCGTTTCATCCAGAGGAATGCCCATGACAACCGAAGGCCGCCGGGCGGAAAAACATCGTAAGGCGACGGAATATGTTTCCCGGCAACTGAAACAACTCAATCCCGGTGAGGCGCTGCCGCCGATGCGGACGATGATGCGGGAAAGCGGCGTCGGCCGCAATGTGCTCGAACGCGCGATTCGCGAGCTGGCCGCCGAACAGCAGTTGACGGTCAAGGCCCGTTCCGGGGTTTACCGCTCTTCGGCGGCGCCGGCGGCCAACGATATGGTGGTGGACCTGGTCGCCTGCTCCGAGCTGGGGTATCTGGACGATCCGACCCTGTTCGTCGGCGACCTGGTCAATTGTCTGCTGGCGGAGGGAACCGTGCGCAATTTCAGCATCCGCATTCAGCGGGTCAACTATCACGCGCCGGTCAGCGCTTACCAGCAGTTGATCGAACGGCAGAATATCCGCAACGCCATCCTGCTGCTGCCGCATCACAATGACATTCCGAAAGTGTTTGAGCTGGCGCAGGTCAATCATATCGTGCTGCTGCCGCGTTACTATCCGACCGCGGGCGCGGCGGTCGTCGATCCGCTCGGCGCCGTGACGCTTCAAATGGAGTATCTGATCCGGCACGGCCACACCCGAATCGGTCTGATTCATACCGTCGACGCCGGATTCACCTCCTATGTCGACAGTTGCCGGCGCGAGGAATATTACCGCGCCATGGCGGAACACGGTTTCCGGGTCCGGCCGGAGTGGGTGCAGCATTATTCCTATGACGAGGAGGTGATTTTCGAGCGCCTGAATGTGATGTTCCGCTCGGCGGAACAACCGACGGCGCTGGTGATTTCCGATCATTTCGCCGTGCCGGTCTATCATTTTTTTGCGCTGCAGGGCCTTGGGATCGGCAGGGATGTTTCATTGATTTCGCTCGGCGGCTTCAACCGCAGCCGACTTCACCCGAAATTGACCACGCTGGTCTATTCCCGGCGGGACATCGCCCGGCTGGCCTGGGATTTCTTTGCCCGGGTGCGCGACGACCGGCATTTCCAGGCGATCGATTCGGTCGGATTTTATCTGGAGGAAGGGGATTCCGTAGTCGACGTTTTTGGCAAAACAACTCAAAATTGACAAAACAACTCAATTGTATGTTTTTTGCGCCTGCCATAGCATTTTTTATGGAAAATTTTTGATTGAAGGGTTGATTTTTCCAATTTTTTTTCCTATACTATAAGAAAGAACAAAATGGGTTATGTGAAAAACAGCATAGTTTTATTTTGAGTTGTTTTTTGAATGGTCAATGTCATGCCCGAATCAGGAAAGCCGAAAGGAGAACAAATGAAAAGAAAGATTTTTACATTGATTGAACTGCTGGTCGTTATTGCGATCATCGCTATTTTAGCCAGCATGCTGCTGCCGGCGTTGGCCAAGGCCAAAGGAGCGGCCAATACGGTCAAATGCAAAAGCAATCTCAAACAGGCCGGTTTGATTTTTGTCTTTTATGCCAATGATTTCGACGATTATGAAATGCCGGCGGCCGTTTCCGAGCCGGGCAAAGCGCTGAATGTCTGGAGCGATGGTTTCGTCTGGCCGGCTTTCATGATCAAGTTTTACGGCGCGGACGAGAGTTTGATGGAATGTCCGTCAGCGGCGGTCACGGCGGGCAGGTGGGCGGGGATCGACAACCATATCGACGCGGCGCCGATGTGGGGCGCCGCGCCGGAGCTGGGGAACTGGAGTTTTGTCGGGATCGACGAAAACGGCGGAACCCAGGCGCCGAAACGGTGCGGTTACATCGTTTCCGGGCAGGTCCATATCGATCCGGGTTATACGGACGTTTATGGAACGAAAGCGGTAAAGAACACCCATGACAGCACTTACGGTCCGTCCGATACGGTTGCCGCCGGCGACGGTTCGGTCGCCTGGATGACGCCGTACTGGGGCAACGCCCATATGGACCGGCTGCTGAAAGCCGCCGTCCGGCATGGCAAGCCCAATACCCTCTATGTCGACGGCCATGTGGCCGATACCAAAGACCGCCAGAAATTCTACGACGATTTCCGTTACATGGCTTTGATTTTCCCGTAAGTTGCCGGCGGGAGCCGGAGCTGAACGCCGGATGGAGCGGCGACGGTTCCGGAGTTTTCCGGCGCGTCCTTCAGGGAGCCGCCTTGCGTTTACGGACAAGGCGGCTCCGCTGTTTTTGGGATGCTTCGTCAAAAAATTATTAAAACAGAGGTAATTTTCAGGATGGGCTTTGAAAAAATGGAACGACCCTTCCTGAAAAAAATTTTCATTTTTTTCGGCAGACCTATTGACAAATGTTGCGGCTTTTGCTATAATAGTTAGTGGAACGATTCACCAAACGGAGTCAACAAGATATGGCAGTCACCTTGAAAGATGTCGCGCGGCATGCGAATGTCGGAGTGAGCGCAGCTTCGTATGTTCTCAGCGGCAGCGGATTGAACAAGGTGAGCGAGGCGACGCGGGCGCGGATTTTTGCCGCGGCGACCAAGTTGGGGTATCGGGTCAATCACGCCGGCCGCATGCTGCACGGCGGCCGGTCGCGGACCATCGGCGTAGTGGAATGCGTGCGTTCGGTGCCGCTTTTTGCCGAATTGATGCAGTTGGTCTGCAACGAACTGGCGATGCTGGGGTACCGCACCTTTTACCAGGTGACCGATGCCTGGAAGGAGGAATTGTTGGGAGAATTTGTCTCCCGCGGCGTCGATGGAATCATCATCGCCGATTACGGCTTTGACTTGAAATTGCCGATGGCGGACGCTGGAACTCCGATGGTGGTTTTCAGCGGCGGTGCGGCGGATATCCGGATCGATCTGGAATATGGCGCCTGGCTGGCGGTGCGTCATCTGATCGAGCATGGCCATACCCGGATCGGTTATCTTTATCCCGACACCGGCAGGAGCGACGCCAAACTGGCCGGCTGGCGGCGCGCTCTGGCCGAAGCCGGCATTGACGCGCGTGACGAGTGGTTGATCAAGGTCTTTCCGACGCCGCGATGGCGTGAGGCGATCGACCGGGCGGTGGACCGGGAAAAGGTCACGGCGATTGGCGCCAGTTGTGACGATTATGCGGTCAAGCTGATGAAGTATCTGACATCGCGCGGCTTGCGGGTGCCCGAGGATATCGCGGTCTTCGGCTACGACGGCATGCGTTATGTCGAGGATCTGGCCGTGCCGCTCTCCACGGTGGTGCAGCCGGTGGAGCGTGTGGCCTTCTCCATGTGCCACATGATGATGAAGAAACTGGACCGGGAAACTCCGGTCGTTCCCGAAGTGCTGCTGCCGGCGCTCCACTTGGGACGCAGTTGCGGCTGCCGGCCGCAAAGTACGCTCTCGATCGACTGGTCGAGCACTTCGATCAATCTTCTGGAGCCTGCGGCGGCCGAAGGAGAAAAGTCATAAACAAAATCATCCCATAATTTACAGGAAAGGATAAGAATGATGAAAAAATTTACACTTATAGAATTGTTGGTAGTAATAGCTATCATAGCAATTCTCGCCAGCATGTTGCTGCCGGCACTGGCCAAAGCGCGCGCTGCCGCGCAGGGTGTCAAGTGCAAGAACAATTTGAAGCAGATCGGGTTGATGTGGTTTTTCTATGCCGATGACAACGCCGACTGCCTGCTGCCGCCTTATGTGGCCAATTCCCGGATTCCCTGGGCGCCGTGGCACGAAGAGCTGATCGACCAGTACAGCGGCACTCAGTATGCGACGACAGTGCATTCGCCGACCGTCTTTGCCTGCGGTTCGGATGGAGGGCACGAGGCGTGGTATTACACCCGGCTGCCGATGAGCTACGGTTATAACCCTTACCTGGGGTACAGCGGCAATATCGGTGACTCCTACCTGCCTGCCGGCCGGGACCGGTCGCTGGTGACGCAGGCGGCATTGGCAAATCATTCGCCTGCCGAGATCATGGTCGCGGGTGATACCTGGCAGTACTGGTGGCGGCATAATGCCACGGAGAGCTTCTTCTTTGGCGTTTTGATGATTCAGGATGAAATTTCGGCGGGCAAAATCGGCAGCAACGATTACGCCGCTCACGCCGGCGGCATGAACGTAACCTGGGGCGACGGCCACGTCGCGGACCAGAAAGATCAGAACTACCAACTGGACAACTGGTGAGCCGGATGAGACTGATCAGTTTATGGTTGGTATGGATTGTCGGAATGGCGGCGTCGGCGGCGGAATTGTCTTTGGAGTGGCATCCGTCCGTGCCGGAAGTCCGGATGGAGAAGGCCGGCGAGGCGGTGGCGGTTGAG harbors:
- a CDS encoding type II secretion system protein — protein: MMKKFTLIELLVVIAIIAILASMLLPALAKARAAAQGVKCKNNLKQIGLMWFFYADDNADCLLPPYVANSRIPWAPWHEELIDQYSGTQYATTVHSPTVFACGSDGGHEAWYYTRLPMSYGYNPYLGYSGNIGDSYLPAGRDRSLVTQAALANHSPAEIMVAGDTWQYWWRHNATESFFFGVLMIQDEISAGKIGSNDYAAHAGGMNVTWGDGHVADQKDQNYQLDNW
- a CDS encoding LacI family DNA-binding transcriptional regulator, coding for MAVTLKDVARHANVGVSAASYVLSGSGLNKVSEATRARIFAAATKLGYRVNHAGRMLHGGRSRTIGVVECVRSVPLFAELMQLVCNELAMLGYRTFYQVTDAWKEELLGEFVSRGVDGIIIADYGFDLKLPMADAGTPMVVFSGGAADIRIDLEYGAWLAVRHLIEHGHTRIGYLYPDTGRSDAKLAGWRRALAEAGIDARDEWLIKVFPTPRWREAIDRAVDREKVTAIGASCDDYAVKLMKYLTSRGLRVPEDIAVFGYDGMRYVEDLAVPLSTVVQPVERVAFSMCHMMMKKLDRETPVVPEVLLPALHLGRSCGCRPQSTLSIDWSSTSINLLEPAAAEGEKS
- a CDS encoding type II secretion system protein, with protein sequence MKRKIFTLIELLVVIAIIAILASMLLPALAKAKGAANTVKCKSNLKQAGLIFVFYANDFDDYEMPAAVSEPGKALNVWSDGFVWPAFMIKFYGADESLMECPSAAVTAGRWAGIDNHIDAAPMWGAAPELGNWSFVGIDENGGTQAPKRCGYIVSGQVHIDPGYTDVYGTKAVKNTHDSTYGPSDTVAAGDGSVAWMTPYWGNAHMDRLLKAAVRHGKPNTLYVDGHVADTKDRQKFYDDFRYMALIFP
- a CDS encoding substrate-binding domain-containing protein, encoding MTTEGRRAEKHRKATEYVSRQLKQLNPGEALPPMRTMMRESGVGRNVLERAIRELAAEQQLTVKARSGVYRSSAAPAANDMVVDLVACSELGYLDDPTLFVGDLVNCLLAEGTVRNFSIRIQRVNYHAPVSAYQQLIERQNIRNAILLLPHHNDIPKVFELAQVNHIVLLPRYYPTAGAAVVDPLGAVTLQMEYLIRHGHTRIGLIHTVDAGFTSYVDSCRREEYYRAMAEHGFRVRPEWVQHYSYDEEVIFERLNVMFRSAEQPTALVISDHFAVPVYHFFALQGLGIGRDVSLISLGGFNRSRLHPKLTTLVYSRRDIARLAWDFFARVRDDRHFQAIDSVGFYLEEGDSVVDVFGKTTQN